The genomic interval GCCGTGCTTGGCGCAATCACAAGCAACGATGCCTTTATAATCCATTAATAGCCTCAGTTGCTGTCTGATTCGACCCAAAATAGCCTTTGTCATGCATTAGCCATGCTTTTCGTGttgtattattattcatttactaTTTCTTAACCTCCCAAAataaatggggaaaaaaaaaaacataaaaaatagcGTCAGTTAAGTCTTAAACCTGGCTATCCTGAGATGGATGGATCCCTTCCAAATCCTTGGTAGAGTTATGCTAGAGAAAcaaagaatttttctaattagaatAACATAAACAATGAATCTTCCAATTGGTACAACACAACTATCTTGGGATGTACAGGGTTTAGAACTCAAATAAAAAGTGAGTCAAATCctacataattttatttctatgaaTGAGACTGAATGTCAGCCGTGGAAAAGGGAACAACAACAGCAACAGCTACAACAAAGATAGGGGCAGCAGCACAAGTAAAATGGCGGTCGCAGCAGCTTGGGGGCTAAAATGCCCTGAACCGATTGTCGCCTCAATATATGTACATTCATCTTCTAAGCATTCCACTTCGTTCTCATGAATTACAGTCCAATACACCCTTGAGTAAATTCAGGCCTTCTGCTGATATACTCCTCATAACTCGGGATTGAGGTATCTCTATCCGAGGGGGAGGGTCTGACGAAAAGCAAACCACAATAACTGTTAAATTATCACACGTGTTGCGTTTGAGTGCCTCTCTGACCAGCTCTCTTGAGCATCTTTCAGGGTCATTGTGGAGCATCAATTCTTTCCTTGCCATAGTCACAGCACATTGGCTGCTCATTACATCCCATAAGCCATCGCAGCCCATTATCAAGAACTCATCATCCTCAGTCAGGTGTGTCTCCTGCAACTCTGGCTCTGCACTTAAAGGGTAGGTAGAACCTTTGGGGCCTTTCATGTGCCAATCTCCTAATGCACGTGCCACAGATAATTGACCATTGAGGTAGCCATCATAAATGACACCACCGAGTTTCTCAATTCTAATTCTTTCAGATGTGCAATTGGGTTTATGGTCTTTTGACATCTCAATCGCTCTACCTCTCCTCCCTAACACTGCACGACAATCCCCAGCATTTGCAATTATCATTGTCCTGTGAAGGGTAAAAGATTGTCAGAGATAATCAGCCGACACTAATGCTTCTAGCCATTCAAGAATAAATGATGTAATACTAGACTTGCATTGTAGTAATTTTCCGATGTAACATCACTACtcttaacaaaattttattattaagacAACAAGTGAAAGGCATAGCCCAATGACACAAGACTATATTCCCTTTACgccaaattaaaatttttatgctactctttatttttattttttttcacacaaGATTGTTCAAAGCACGAAGAAAATGCCttaaattatcatttcccaGCAACATATAATCAAATACAGTTAATGATGTTATTATGCAATGTACTGACACAATCTTTAGAGGTGACAGACTAATTAATGCCAGATGTCGGACATGAGGAGGAGTTGCACATTTTGCCTAAACATGATaacaaaaagaacaataaatttttatcatgaccAATAGTTGGATCTAAATCCCCaattactcattaaaaaaatatttggatctaatccaaaaacaaaatagaattaaaagtAGCTCTGGATGTCACTTACCTGCCAAAAATAAGGGCAGTTAGAGCAGTGGTGCCAGAGGAGATATCAAGAGAACTAGCGTCAGAAAATGCATAATCAGCTTTCACAAAAGCACTTTTAATTGCCTTCTCTACACAAATTGAAAATTGAGAATCCTCAACTATGAATCTAAGGATGTTATCTCTGATAAATGATGCCGCATCTGTACCTCCATGGCCATCAAACACCTGTCCATAGAAATAGATCAGTTAATGAACACAGCCACCTTAACATGGAAATAAGCAAGCTCCAAAATCACTGTATGTATATTAACTCCATCTATTAGCCACTTTATTTCAATAATCCACAAACTCAAATTCATTCTAAATTCATAATACACAAGCACTTTAATTGAAATAGAGAGGTAGATCCTCGGGACATTTTAGGTCAGTgtatgacataaacatgaagtTTGGATATCTTCACACGTTTAAGGTACTTCTTCATGATTGCACTGATCTTACTACATCATAATCCATCTTTGTGACGGTTTGAGTGAATTGACTACCAAGTGGATCACATGCTTTTGAGCATCAAGTAGCAATTATGCCATATGATCTAGAGGAAGTTCATAGACATATACCGAAAGTGATAAAACATCTCCCATTATCTATCCTTTCATGGAAGAGGAGATCCATTGATAAGCTATTCCTCTAGTCAAGGACCAGGTGTACAGATGGTGTGGTAAAAAAGCAACAGGCTTACCCCATAGAAAGCCCCAGGAGAAGGGAAGTCTGCAGTTGCCCCTAGATGTTCAATAAGATTATCTATACATATGTGTTCATCTTCCATGTAATGTTTAGGACCTCTTTCTGCACAACTTCCTGAGCGGAACACGGGTAGGAAATCTGACTTTTCATCACAAAGTGATTTACCGGCAACAATACTGACATCCAAATCCTGGAGAAGGATATATGGAAAGTAGGAAAAGTTAGTTCAAGTGCATCAGCAGAAATGCAATAACAAAGGAAAAATTATATCACAGTTGCAAAGAAGTTCTGAATTTGAGTTTTCTCGCCTCAATAGTTGTGACAGCACAAAATGAGCTCACTCAAAATGAGGATTGCAATCTTTAACAGATTATATTACAGCCAGAATTTCTAGTTagagaacaaaattaaaaaaactaccCCCTCCCCTCCTGGCGGGGCAACTAATTTGCAAAATGACATCAAGGATACGACTAAGTGATCTTAAATTTTAAGCAGACATTTACAGGCTTCAGAATCTTGATGATTTCCAAAACTAAGCGAAATTTTTAAATCAGGATGTAAATATTTTAGGATAAAACTTCCCAACAATATATCCATTTAATATCATCCTACAAGATGAGATCATCAACTTCTAATGATTAGAAGTAAAAAAACTGGGGATTAACTTACCAACTCAGCTGTGGCCAGCAGCGAGCTCATGCTATGACACGTAACCGAAAGATGCCGTGGAGGTTTCcaatttgttatttgtttcaAATTATTCTCTGACGTCTGATCTTCCACAGTTGATACATTATCCTTATTATTTTGACCACCTTCTAATATAACAAACAGAGGCGAAAAATCCATACTCGCAGCCATGATCCCATACAAATCTAATTACCTCAACACAATACCTTAAGCCCTGAGGCTTAACTCAACCAAACAAACCGCGTTGCAAGATTCCCCTAAATAACTCAAGTTTAAGGGGGTTCAAAGCAAAACACACTTCAAAATTGCTTTATGGCAACAGAATCCAAGAGCAAGCAGCTTAAAATATTTGAATCTATCCAAATGGAAGCTTCACAAGCAGCCAAAATTTGCAAACTTCACTCCACGAGGTACAGAATTCCTTTAAGTTATCTAACAAAAGCAGAAAGAAGAATATATACCAAGCAAAGTAAACGCTTAAAGAAATTCCCAATTCTACCCAATCTGATTTTTGAAGTTTATAGTTCCTTgaaggtaaaagaaaaagagtcgGAGACAAACACGAAAGTATAGAAAGCAAccctcaaatttcaatttttcaagcTTCCCACTGATCCCCAAATCTCGAACACGCTACAGAACCTAAATCAATTAGCATATCAAACCATTAAACCCCCggtaatttacaaaaatgtgtCGAGGAAGAAGAATCACAGTAATTACAAATCTTTCAACACAAATTGAGCACGGAACCCCAGTATAAAGTTGGATAATTTCTCACAAAAGACGATGACGATCCTGATGCTTATGCTTTTCTCTTTCGTGGTCGAATAATCGAAGAAACCCTCAGAAGAgggcaacagagagagagagagagagagagagaagggggggggaGGGAGATCTTACTTGTTGGAATGTGGTTGGCCACCGAGGATTCAGGTAATCGGGTGGATCTACGGTCTACCAGCTGTATTGGTGGGTATGGGGGTATTGACACGTGGTTAGACTTGGTTGGATATGCTCTGGCTCACTGATGGGCCTTGTGTTAGTTGGTGGACCGGTTCCGCCAGTGCTTCCCAACCTTTCGATCTCCCAAACAAGGAAATGGACG from Juglans microcarpa x Juglans regia isolate MS1-56 chromosome 4S, Jm3101_v1.0, whole genome shotgun sequence carries:
- the LOC121262695 gene encoding probable protein phosphatase 2C 27, whose product is MAASMDFSPLFVILEGGQNNKDNVSTVEDQTSENNLKQITNWKPPRHLSVTCHSMSSLLATAELDLDVSIVAGKSLCDEKSDFLPVFRSGSCAERGPKHYMEDEHICIDNLIEHLGATADFPSPGAFYGVFDGHGGTDAASFIRDNILRFIVEDSQFSICVEKAIKSAFVKADYAFSDASSLDISSGTTALTALIFGRTMIIANAGDCRAVLGRRGRAIEMSKDHKPNCTSERIRIEKLGGVIYDGYLNGQLSVARALGDWHMKGPKGSTYPLSAEPELQETHLTEDDEFLIMGCDGLWDVMSSQCAVTMARKELMLHNDPERCSRELVREALKRNTCDNLTVIVVCFSSDPPPRIEIPQSRVMRSISAEGLNLLKGVLDCNS